From the Acidobacteriota bacterium genome, one window contains:
- a CDS encoding type II toxin-antitoxin system HipA family toxin yields the protein MNVAQASFRRVGDHPCVLVRRYDRDIGTDGSVRRVHQEDFCQAIKFPPERKYQQEGGPLLCYCIGLLRAGSTLPALDIRAFLDGLIFNYRGTGRGRCQAV from the coding sequence CTGAATGTCGCACAGGCATCCTTCCGCCGCGTCGGAGACCACCCGTGCGTCCTCGTCCGGCGCTACGACCGCGACATCGGCACGGACGGCTCGGTCAGGCGCGTGCACCAGGAGGACTTCTGCCAAGCGATCAAATTCCCCCCCGAGCGCAAGTACCAGCAGGAAGGGGGCCCGCTGCTCTGCTACTGCATCGGGCTGCTGCGCGCGGGGTCCACGTTGCCGGCCCTCGATATCCGGGCCTTTCTCGACGGCCTGATCTTCAACTACCGCGGGACCGGGCGGGGGCGCTGCCAAGCTGTCTAG